In the genome of Equus asinus isolate D_3611 breed Donkey chromosome 9, EquAss-T2T_v2, whole genome shotgun sequence, one region contains:
- the C9H5orf24 gene encoding UPF0461 protein C5orf24 homolog isoform X3 → MEKMMHPVASSNPAFCGPGKPSCLSEDAMRAADQFDIYSSQQSKYSHTVSHKPMACQRQDPLNETHLQTTSGRSIEIKDELKKKKNLNRSGKRGRPSGTTKSAGYRTSTGRPLGTTKAAGFKTSPGRPLGTTKAAGYKVSPGRPPGKKQQAFRCSSDA, encoded by the exons ATGGAG AAAATGATGCATCCAGTTGCCAGCAGTAATCCGGCTTTCTGTGGGCCTGGCAAGCCTTCCTGCCTCAGTGAAGATGCCATGAGAGCTGCTGATCAGTTTGACATATATTCCTCCCAGCAAAGCAAATACAGCCACACAGTCAGCCACAAACCAATGGCTTGTCAGAGGCAAGACCCATTAAATGAAACACACTTGCAGACTACAAGTGGTAGAAGCATAGAGATAAAAGatgaactaaagaaaaagaaaaatctcaaccgATCTGGTAAGCGTGGCCGGCCTTCAGGAACGACCAAATCAGCAGGATACCGGACCAGCACAGGCAgacccctgggaaccaccaaAGCGGCTGGATTTAAGACAAGTCCAGGCAGACCTTTGGGTACAACTAAAGCTGCGGGATACAAAGTCAGCCCAGGGAGACCTCCAG gaaaaaagCAGCAAGCCTTCAGGTGTTCCAGTGATGCCTGA
- the C9H5orf24 gene encoding UPF0461 protein C5orf24 homolog isoform X4 yields MMHPVASSNPAFCGPGKPSCLSEDAMRAADQFDIYSSQQSKYSHTVSHKPMACQRQDPLNETHLQTTSGRSIEIKDELKKKKNLNRSGKRGRPSGTTKSAGYRTSTGRPLGTTKAAGFKTSPGRPLGTTKAAGYKVSPGRPPGKKQQAFRCSSDA; encoded by the exons ATGATGCATCCAGTTGCCAGCAGTAATCCGGCTTTCTGTGGGCCTGGCAAGCCTTCCTGCCTCAGTGAAGATGCCATGAGAGCTGCTGATCAGTTTGACATATATTCCTCCCAGCAAAGCAAATACAGCCACACAGTCAGCCACAAACCAATGGCTTGTCAGAGGCAAGACCCATTAAATGAAACACACTTGCAGACTACAAGTGGTAGAAGCATAGAGATAAAAGatgaactaaagaaaaagaaaaatctcaaccgATCTGGTAAGCGTGGCCGGCCTTCAGGAACGACCAAATCAGCAGGATACCGGACCAGCACAGGCAgacccctgggaaccaccaaAGCGGCTGGATTTAAGACAAGTCCAGGCAGACCTTTGGGTACAACTAAAGCTGCGGGATACAAAGTCAGCCCAGGGAGACCTCCAG gaaaaaagCAGCAAGCCTTCAGGTGTTCCAGTGATGCCTGA
- the C9H5orf24 gene encoding UPF0461 protein C5orf24 homolog isoform X2, whose product MMHPVASSNPAFCGPGKPSCLSEDAMRAADQFDIYSSQQSKYSHTVSHKPMACQRQDPLNETHLQTTSGRSIEIKDELKKKKNLNRSGKRGRPSGTTKSAGYRTSTGRPLGTTKAAGFKTSPGRPLGTTKAAGYKVSPGRPPGSIKALSRLADLGYGCGTAAFPYPMMHGRAVHGVEETSSEVKPPNE is encoded by the coding sequence ATGATGCATCCAGTTGCCAGCAGTAATCCGGCTTTCTGTGGGCCTGGCAAGCCTTCCTGCCTCAGTGAAGATGCCATGAGAGCTGCTGATCAGTTTGACATATATTCCTCCCAGCAAAGCAAATACAGCCACACAGTCAGCCACAAACCAATGGCTTGTCAGAGGCAAGACCCATTAAATGAAACACACTTGCAGACTACAAGTGGTAGAAGCATAGAGATAAAAGatgaactaaagaaaaagaaaaatctcaaccgATCTGGTAAGCGTGGCCGGCCTTCAGGAACGACCAAATCAGCAGGATACCGGACCAGCACAGGCAgacccctgggaaccaccaaAGCGGCTGGATTTAAGACAAGTCCAGGCAGACCTTTGGGTACAACTAAAGCTGCGGGATACAAAGTCAGCCCAGGGAGACCTCCAGGTAGCATTAAAGCTCTGTCCCGTCTTGCCGATCTTGGTTATGGCTGCGGCACTGCTGCTTTCCCTTACCCCATGATGCATGGCAGAGCAGTTCACGGGGTAGAGGAAACCAGCAGTGAAGTCAAGCCACCCAATGAGTGA
- the C9H5orf24 gene encoding UPF0461 protein C5orf24 homolog isoform X1 has translation MEKMMHPVASSNPAFCGPGKPSCLSEDAMRAADQFDIYSSQQSKYSHTVSHKPMACQRQDPLNETHLQTTSGRSIEIKDELKKKKNLNRSGKRGRPSGTTKSAGYRTSTGRPLGTTKAAGFKTSPGRPLGTTKAAGYKVSPGRPPGSIKALSRLADLGYGCGTAAFPYPMMHGRAVHGVEETSSEVKPPNE, from the exons ATGGAG AAAATGATGCATCCAGTTGCCAGCAGTAATCCGGCTTTCTGTGGGCCTGGCAAGCCTTCCTGCCTCAGTGAAGATGCCATGAGAGCTGCTGATCAGTTTGACATATATTCCTCCCAGCAAAGCAAATACAGCCACACAGTCAGCCACAAACCAATGGCTTGTCAGAGGCAAGACCCATTAAATGAAACACACTTGCAGACTACAAGTGGTAGAAGCATAGAGATAAAAGatgaactaaagaaaaagaaaaatctcaaccgATCTGGTAAGCGTGGCCGGCCTTCAGGAACGACCAAATCAGCAGGATACCGGACCAGCACAGGCAgacccctgggaaccaccaaAGCGGCTGGATTTAAGACAAGTCCAGGCAGACCTTTGGGTACAACTAAAGCTGCGGGATACAAAGTCAGCCCAGGGAGACCTCCAGGTAGCATTAAAGCTCTGTCCCGTCTTGCCGATCTTGGTTATGGCTGCGGCACTGCTGCTTTCCCTTACCCCATGATGCATGGCAGAGCAGTTCACGGGGTAGAGGAAACCAGCAGTGAAGTCAAGCCACCCAATGAGTGA